A portion of the Rhodanobacter sp. AS-Z3 genome contains these proteins:
- a CDS encoding integron integrase: MSYAGGNEGVTDAKSPRLLDQVRARLRLKHYSLRTEQAYVGWIRRFILANGKRHPRDMSITEVEGFLSALAVEGRVAAGTQNQALSALLFLYREVLSIDLPWMESVVRAKRPQRVPVVLSRDEVTHLLARMDGGFALMASLLYGSGLRLMECVRLRVKDVDFDLNQICVRDGKGGKDRHVPLPLRLTDSLRTQVERVAVIHGQDLLEGHGSVWLPYALARKYASAARELGWQYVFPSGQLSRDPLGGALRRHHLDESGLQRAVRAARISAGIVKPATCHTLRHSFATHLLEAGHDIRTIQELLGHKDVATTQIYTHVLNRGGHGVLSPLDR; the protein is encoded by the coding sequence ATGAGTTACGCAGGCGGAAATGAGGGTGTAACGGACGCAAAAAGCCCGCGGTTGTTGGATCAGGTGCGCGCGCGGTTGCGGCTGAAGCATTACAGCCTTCGCACAGAGCAGGCCTATGTGGGGTGGATTCGACGGTTCATTCTGGCCAATGGCAAGCGGCATCCCCGCGATATGAGCATTACGGAGGTAGAGGGGTTCTTGAGCGCGTTGGCGGTTGAGGGACGGGTCGCCGCGGGGACCCAGAACCAGGCACTTTCGGCACTGCTTTTTCTGTACCGTGAGGTTCTGTCGATTGACTTGCCGTGGATGGAAAGCGTGGTGCGGGCGAAGCGGCCGCAGCGGGTGCCGGTGGTGCTTTCGCGCGATGAAGTGACGCATTTGCTGGCCAGAATGGATGGTGGGTTCGCCTTGATGGCATCGCTGTTGTACGGCTCTGGTCTGCGCCTGATGGAGTGCGTCCGTCTGCGCGTCAAGGACGTGGATTTCGACCTCAATCAGATTTGCGTCAGAGATGGCAAGGGCGGTAAGGATCGGCATGTACCGTTGCCGCTGCGTTTGACCGATTCCCTGCGAACGCAGGTGGAACGCGTTGCCGTGATTCATGGGCAAGACCTGCTTGAAGGTCACGGCTCGGTCTGGTTGCCCTATGCGTTGGCTCGGAAGTACGCGTCCGCAGCGCGAGAGTTGGGTTGGCAGTATGTCTTTCCGTCAGGCCAGCTTTCACGCGATCCGCTTGGTGGCGCTTTGCGTCGTCATCACCTCGATGAGTCCGGGCTTCAGCGGGCCGTGCGTGCAGCCAGGATCAGTGCGGGCATCGTCAAACCGGCCACCTGCCACACGCTCCGTCACTCATTCGCTACCCACCTGCTCGAAGCGGGTCACGACATCCGCACCATCCAGGAGCTGCTCGGTCACAAGGACGTAGCGACCACGCAGATCTACACGCACGTGCTCAATCGTGGTGGCCACGGCGTGTTGAGTCCGCTGGATCGCTGA